One Prunus dulcis chromosome 7, ALMONDv2, whole genome shotgun sequence DNA segment encodes these proteins:
- the LOC117636116 gene encoding LOW QUALITY PROTEIN: probable disease resistance protein At4g27220 (The sequence of the model RefSeq protein was modified relative to this genomic sequence to represent the inferred CDS: deleted 2 bases in 1 codon) has translation MDIVISIASKIAESLVTPIGREFGYLIYYDTNMKDLKDELKQLFEMKDGVQELVNAAKRNGEVINSDVQSWLTSVNKLIQKVLHFEEEVNMKRRFLYRWNISKKATKITQDVRHLEKERTFNNNVAHPAPPPMIWSTFKEGFKDFKSRMTCVNSVIEVLKNEEVRMIGICGMGGVGKTTMVKEIIKRLAGLKVFDNVVIAVVSQSPSIRKIQSEIAEQLGFTYDKEDTESGRARRLHRRLMEISRILIVLDDVWTELDFEAIGLPSGLTHKGCKVLLTSRNLEVCNAMGSQEIFTIPVLTPEESWELFREIIGQPLDYPDLAKRVMNECAGLPIAILTVAKALENKRKYEWDDALKQLQSSAPGSISSMNDRVYSSIQWSYDRLESDEAKSCLLLCCLFPEDYDIPIEYLVRYGWGRGYFSNTDSVEEARNRVHSLVDKLQRRFLLLDSKLKDHTKMHDIVRDVAIQIASRDPHRFLIRCDAEKKGWPKIYDHYTTISLIPINIDEIPVGLDCPKLELLHLEGERYSENSMDIMCKGMKKLKVLALVDVRGISALPSSLGLLKSLRTLSLNGCLLTDISDVIGSLENLEILSFRECVNMLELPREIGLLKHLRLLDITDCNLLQKIPHGLLSSLSSLEELYMENSFRKWEQSAAKSEDKRMASLVEVMSLSNHLKVLVIVIPDFNFFPKDFYLTIQTTIRFHISNRTFQPWIIAHIPSTRTGCYAFENKLDIVRSDATEFMEIQTVQLLFKKCEDLILQGIKNLKYVLNELDQEGLQHLKVLRISGCPEIEYLVNGASWTQQTAFPLIQSIELMWMPELRAICHDQLPQSSFINLRSLELHNCPVLKYVFSLLVASNLVQLQSLLVANCPEMKEIVSKEWREHETASDIIAFPKLTNLTLNYLSDEFVGFYEANKLYSNHEVTTPEDQNVVGTSYDEHQSSRSFERAVFPSKCILWLQNLEEVKLEDSNVDVFFNLKGHMVRDGQAVPAFSHLQNLFIGSRCQHLWKNIPRGFQGFQNLRYLKIEDGGDLQYVFPHSIARLLVNLEELNIAQCWEMETIVRSADENEKEDQTSMTLFPKLNSFDLDALPSLESLCPDASTSLCSTAKVMSVKSCDKLKTLASVIPQIKKLEKDSTAHHEDEDEGISSGSCGCTPYSCGPMTKPTSRRNIVQILPRPVNQEVAPTNLDQDSNDYDNLERLSVQSCESLEVVFQLKGPKAVESHNVQAFNKLCYLLLNELPSLMHVWETGGSPHITGFGNLTFLSVSHCGSLRYLFLSTVAKLLISLKDLKVGNCEKIEQVIAEADTECVDQEITFRQLNSITLEDLPNLICFSIEAYTLKFPCLRELKVIRCPDLRTFASKVVNAHSVIKVQTELGKSEWMGDLNSTIGNIHEKRRLNSNEIVEI, from the exons ATGGATATTGTTATTTCAATTGCGTCCAAAATTGCAGAGTCCTTGGTGACACCAATAGGCAGAGAATTTGGCTATTTGATTTACTATGATACCAACATGAAAGATCTAAAGGATGAACTTAAACAGCTTTTTGAGATGAAAGATGGGGTGCAAGAATTGGTCAATGCTGCCAAAAGGAATGGTGAAGTTATCAACTCTGATGTTCAAAGTTGGCTAACAAGTGTTAACAAGTTAATTCAGAAAGTGTTGCATTTTGAGGAAGAAGTCAACATGAAAAGGCGATTCTTGTACCGGTGGAACATAAGTAAGAAAGCCACTAAGATTACACAAGATGTTCGTCATCtcgaaaaagaaagaacattcAATAATAATGTTGCCCATCCTGCACCTCCACCGATGATATGGTCAACATTCAAAGAAggttttaaggattttaaATCCAGAATGACATGTGTGAATAGCGTGATAGAGGTTTTGAAGAATGAAGAAGTTAGAATGATTGGGATTTGTGGTATGGGGGGTGTGGGTAAAACCACAATGGTGAAAGAAATCATCAAAAGATTGGCAGGATTGAAAGTATTCGATAATGTTGTGATAGCAGTCGTGTCTCAAAGCCCAAGCATTCGGAAGATTCAATCAGAAATTGCAGAGCAGCTGGGGTTTACATATGACAAGGAGGATACTGAAAGTGGAAGAGCGCGAAGGCTCCATAGAAGACTCATGGAAATAAGTAGGATCCTGATTGTATTAGATGATGTGTGGACAGAGCTTGATTTTGAGGCTATAGGACTTCCTTCTGGACTTACTCATAAAGGGTGCAAGGTTTTGTTGACCTCACGAAACTTGGAAGTGTGCAACGCAATGGGAAGTCAAGAAatttttacaatcccagtTTTAACACCAGAGGAATCATGGGAACTCTTCCGTGAAATCATAGGTCAACCCTTGGACTATCCTGATTTGGCGAAACGAGTCATGAATGAGTGTGCAGGTTTACCTATTGCTATTTTAACTGTTGCGAAAGCACTAGAAAATAAGAGGAAGTATGAATGGGATGATGCCCTCAAACAGCTACAAAGTTCAGCTCCTGGAAGCATCTCTTCGATGAATGACAGAGTTTATTCAAGCATACAATGGAGTTATGATAGATTGGAGAGTGATGAAGCGAAGTCATGCCTTTTGCTTTGTTGTTTATTTCCTGAAGATTATGATATTCCAATTGAGTATTTGGTTAGATATGGATGGGGTCGAGGGTATTTTAGTAACACTGATTCAGTGGAAGAAGCAAGAAATAGAGTGCATTCTTTGGTTGACAAACTTCAAAGAAGGTTTTTGTTGCTAGATAGCAAATTGAAAGACCATACCAAGATGCATGACATAGTTCGTGATGTTGCCATACAAATTGCCTCAAGAGATCCACATAGATTTCTAATAAGATGTGATGCTGAAAAGAAAGGGTGGCCAAAGATATACGACCATTACACAACAATCTCACTGATACCAATTAATATTGATGAGATCCCAGTTGGTCTGGATTGTCCAAAACTTGAGCTTCTACACTTAGAAGGTGAACGTTATTCGGAAAATAGCATGGACATCATGTGTAAAGGGATGAAAAAGCTGAAGGTTTTAGCATTGGTAGACGTGCGTGGGATATCAGCCTTGCCAAGTTCACTAGGACTACTGAAGAGCCTTCGAACCTTGTCCCTAAATGGTTGTCTTTTAACAGATATATCTGATGTTATTGGAAGTTTGGAAAATTTAGAGATCCTCAGCTTTCGTGAATGCGTTAACATGTTAGAGTTGCCGAGGGAAATTGGACTTCTTAAACATTTAAGGTTGTTAGATATCACGGATTGTAATCTTCTTCAGAAGATTCCACATGGTCTCTTATCGAGCTTATCTAGTCTTGAAGAGTTGTATATGGAAAATAGTTTTCGCAAATGGGAACAATCAGCAGCAAAAAGCGAAGATAAGAGGATGGCAAGCCTTGTTGAGGTGATGTCTTTGTCTAATCATTTGAAGGTTTTAGTCATAGTTATACCAGATTTCAACTTCTTTCCAAAAGACTTTTACTTGACAATCCAGACAACAATAAGATTCCACATATCCAACAGAACGTTTCAACCATGGATTATAGCACATATTCCATCTACAAGAACAGGTTGTTATGCATTTGAAAATAAGTTGGATATTGTTCGCAGTGATGCAACGGAATTCATGGAGATTCAAACTGTTCAACTCTTATTTAAGAAATGTGAAGATTTAATCTTGCAAGGGATTAAGAATTTAAAGTATGTCCTCAATGAATTAGACCAAGAGGGATTGCAACACTTAAAAGTTTTAAGAATTTCGGGCTGCCCTGAGATAGAATACCTTGTAAATGGAGCAAGTTGGACTCAACAAACAGCCTTCCCTCTCATCCAATCAATCGAACTCATGTGGATGCCCGAGCTAAGAGCGATATGCCACGACCAACTTCCACAGAGCTCTTTTATCAACTTAAGATCTCTTGAATTACATAATTGCCCAGttttaaaatatgtattttctCTATTAGTAGCAAGCAACTTGGTTCAACTCCAAAGCTTACTTGTTGCCAACTGTCCCGAAATGAAAGAAATCGTCTCAAAGGAGTGGAGGGAACATGAGACCGCATCGGACATCATAGCTTTCCCTAAATTAACAAATTTGACACTCAATTATCTATCTGATGAATTTGTTGGTTTCTATGAAGCCAACAAGCTATACTCCAACCATGAG GTAACAACGCCTGAGGATCAAAATGTGGTAGGAACTTCATATGATGAGCATCAATCTTCTAGAAGCTTTGAAAGAGCAGTATTTCCATCAAAGTGCATTTTATGGTTACAAAATCTAGAAGAAGTGAAACTAGAAGATTCCAATGTAGATGTGTTCTTTAATCTGAAAGGCCATATGGTTAGGGATGGGCAGGCAGTTCCAGCATTTtctcatttacaaaatttgttCATA GGTTCTCGATGTCAACACCTTTGGAAGAACATTCCGCGTGGATTCCAGGGCTTCCAAAACTtaagatatttaaaaatagaagATGGTGGTGATCTCCAGTATGTGTTCCCACATTCAATTGCCAGGCTACTTGTGAATCTTGAAGAGCTCAACATAGCGCAATGCTGGGAAATGGAAACTATAGTCAGATCTGcagatgaaaatgaaaaagaggatCAGACGAGCATGACTTTGTTTCCCAAACTAAATAGTTTTGATCTAGACGCGCTTCCGAGTCTTGAGAGTCTTTGTCCTGATGCTTCTACTTCTTTATGTTCAACCGCCAAAGTTATGTCTGTGAAAAGCTGCGACAAACTGAAGACATTGGCTTCAGTAATTCCACAGATAAAAAAGTTGGAGAAAGATTCAACAGCTCATCACGAAGATGAAGACGAAGGTATTTCATCAGGATCATGTGGATGTACACCTTATTCATGTGGCCCAATGACCAAACCAACTTCAAGAAGAAATATTGTTCAAATATTGCCACGTCCAGTCAATCAAGAG GTTGCACCAACAAATCTTGATCAAGACTCAAACGATTACGATAATCTAGAACGTCTTTCTGTACAATCTTGTGAGTCATTGGAAGTTGTTTTCCAACTCAAGGGACCAAAGGCTGTGGAAAGCCACAATGTTCAAGCATTCAATAAGTTGTGTTACTTGTTGTTAAACGAATTGCCAAGTTTAATGCACGTATGGGAAACGGGCGGTTCACCTCATATCACAGGCTTTGGAAACTTAACATTCTTAAGTGTATCCCACTGTGGCAGTTTGCGATATTTGTTCTTGTCAACTGTAGCCAAGCTCCTTATCAGTTTAAAGGACTTAAAAGTTGGGAATTGTGAGAAGATTGAACAAGTTATTGCAGAAGCAGATACTGAATGTGTTGACCAAGAAATTACATTTCGTCAACTGAATTCCATAACGCTTGAAGATCTACCAaacctcatttgtttctctatTGAAGCTTATACTTTGAAGTTTCCATGTTTGAGGGAATTGAAGGTTATAAGATGTCCAGATTTAAGGACATTTGCTTCTAAGGTTGTCAACGCACATTCTGTAATCAAAGTACAGACAGAGTTGGGAAAGTCTGAGTGGATGGGGGACCTCAATAGCACTATAGGGAACATTCACGAAAAAAG GAGACTGAATTCTAATGAGATAGTAGAGATATGA